One Acidobacteriota bacterium genomic region harbors:
- a CDS encoding 3-isopropylmalate dehydrogenase (catalyzes the oxidation of 3-isopropylmalate to 3-carboxy-4-methyl-2-oxopentanoate in leucine biosynthesis) codes for MRIAVIAGDGIGKDVTAEAVKVIRKTAEVFGRTIDLELLPYGADYYLQTGIALPANGYATLRDEFDAIFIGALGDPRIPDMRHARDILLGIRFELDLYVNYRPVRLLDERLCPLKGRTPKDVDFVVFRENTEGLYVSVGGRFKAGTPDEIAIQEEVNTYKGVHRIIRHAFEFAAASGRTNVVMADKSNAMQQGHALWQRVFREVAVDYPGIKADHYFIDALAMQMVKNPGLFEVIVTNNLFGDIITDLGAQLQGGLGMATSGNIHPGRTSMFEPVHGSAPKYEGKNVANPVGAILSAALMLEHLGAKPEAAAIEAAVANAVQTLNVTTDAGGRLGTAQTGDYVAKRLEAGKDR; via the coding sequence TTGAGGATTGCGGTTATTGCCGGAGACGGCATCGGAAAAGACGTCACGGCCGAAGCCGTGAAGGTGATCCGGAAGACGGCGGAGGTGTTCGGGAGGACGATCGACCTCGAGCTGCTCCCGTACGGCGCGGACTATTACCTGCAGACGGGCATCGCGCTGCCGGCCAACGGCTACGCGACGCTGCGCGATGAGTTCGACGCGATCTTCATCGGAGCGCTTGGCGATCCGCGGATCCCGGATATGCGCCACGCCCGCGACATCCTGCTCGGCATCCGCTTCGAGCTGGATCTGTACGTGAATTACCGGCCCGTTCGCCTCCTCGACGAGCGCCTGTGCCCGCTCAAGGGACGCACGCCGAAGGACGTGGACTTCGTCGTCTTTCGGGAGAACACCGAGGGGCTGTACGTGAGCGTCGGCGGGCGTTTCAAGGCCGGCACGCCGGACGAGATCGCCATCCAGGAGGAAGTGAACACGTACAAGGGCGTCCATCGCATCATCCGCCACGCCTTCGAGTTCGCGGCAGCCTCGGGCCGGACGAACGTCGTGATGGCCGACAAGAGCAACGCCATGCAGCAGGGGCACGCGTTGTGGCAGAGGGTGTTCCGCGAGGTGGCGGTGGACTATCCCGGGATCAAGGCCGATCACTACTTCATCGACGCGCTCGCGATGCAGATGGTGAAGAACCCCGGTCTGTTCGAGGTGATCGTCACAAACAACCTGTTCGGCGACATCATCACGGACCTCGGCGCGCAGCTCCAGGGCGGGCTCGGGATGGCGACTTCCGGCAACATCCATCCCGGGCGCACGTCGATGTTCGAGCCGGTGCACGGCTCGGCGCCGAAGTACGAAGGCAAGAACGTCGCGAACCCGGTCGGCGCGATCCTGTCGGCGGCGCTGATGCTGGAGCACCTGGGCGCGAAGCCGGAAGCCGCGGCCATCGAAGCCGCCGTCGCCAACGCGGTGCAGACGCTCAACGTGACGACCGACGCGGGCGGCCGGCTCGGGACGGCGCAGACCGGGGACTATGTTGCGAAGCGCCTGGAAGCAGGCAAGGACAGGTAG